From Pleuronectes platessa chromosome 17, fPlePla1.1, whole genome shotgun sequence, one genomic window encodes:
- the chga gene encoding chromogranin-A, whose translation MIGKGLLILTALSTCVLSLPVTLSQLENEDVKVMKCVVEALADVLSRPQPIPVSQECLVILKTDDRLVTILRHHNFLKELQEIAVQGDQERTQPQTDAASPLDPPTPTPQATEASDRSMLEALGGPGERSILSQKKRTGNRDGDKGESPRDGESLGEGDIIDEVQVKREEDESPGSHISEAEEDRSEGKAEKREEEEEEEVEEGSKEKRGNSEEENTTMNEKGASAEKRDRHKSKEQTLDEKDEEEKEKRSSHFAKKRKEEQEEDVKRGSRENLKRWSKRGKGLQLKKKAHEEEEAEEGNSQQEVPHHSKEVPDDDEGQKKKKKRGGPKSPEEKELQMISKRAPEEKGLEEEGSASRKSEEPEIESLAAIESELENVAQKLHELRRG comes from the exons ATGATCGGGAAAGGACTGCTCATCCTGACAGCACTGTCCACCTGCG ttCTATCATTGCCGGTGACTTTAAGTCAGCTGGAGAATGAGGACGTGAAG GTGATGAAATGTGTTGTGGAGGCGTTGGCAGATGTGCTATCAAGGCCCCAACCCATACCTGTCAGCCAGGAGTGTCTGGTCATTCTGAAGACAG atgacAGGCTTGTTACAATCCTTCGCCATCACAACTtcctgaaggagctgcaggagatcGCTGTTCAAG GTGACCAAGAGAGAACTCAGCCGCAGACCGACGCTGCTTCACCTCTTGACCCCCCGACACCAACCCCTCAGGCCACAGAGGCTTCGG ATCGATCCATGCTGGAGGCTTTAGGAGGCCCCGGTGAAAGATCCATCCTCTCAcagaagaagaggacaggaaATAGGGACGGAGACAAAGGTGAGAgccccagagatggagagtctCTGGGGGAGGGTGACATCATCGATGAAGTGCaagtgaagagggaggaggacgagagcCCGGGAAGTCACATCTCTGAAGCTGAGGAAGATCGGAGCGAGGGCAAGGCtgaaaagagggaggaagaagaggaagaggaagtggaggagggaagtaaggagaagagaggaaattcAGAGGAGGAAAATACGACCATGAATGAGAAAG GTGCGTCTGctgagaagagagacagacacaaatcaaAAGAGCAGACGCTAGATGAGAAGGacgaagaggagaaagagaagagatcTTCACATTTCGCCAAGAAACgcaaggaggagcaggaggaggacgtgaagagagggagcagggagaaCCTGAAGCGATGGAGCAAGAGGGGCAAGGGCTTGCAGCTGAAGAAGAAGGCccatgaagaggaggaagcggaGGAGGGAAACAGTCAGCAGGAGGTGCCGCATCATTCCAAGGAGGTGCCCGACGATGATGAggggcagaagaagaagaagaaaagaggcgGTCCGAAGAGTccagaggagaaggagctgcagaTGATCTCCAAGAGGGCGCCGGAGGAGAAGggtctggaggaggaggggagcgcCAGCAGGAAGTCAGAG GAGCCTGAAATTGAAAGCCTGGCAGCCATCGAGTCAGAGCTTGAGAACGTCGCCCAGAAACTCCACGAGCTGCGTcgaggctga
- the si:dkey-177p2.18 gene encoding phospholipase B1, membrane-associated — MEWLWIAVATCVLVPHSVKGNDWWGEYEEGIRHYSKEALNKEFPEKTRPASFKHPVFQCPDMSPSPSVPSSVEFVKAADIKVIAALGDSLTTSIGANATTVLGIPIEFRHVSWSIGGYGSFKDVITLANILKLFNPNLVGAAPGKTVHGMQAHISETGFNLAVTGHNTFNLPSQTRHLIDTLRGYEGLNFEKDWKLVTILMGMNDICDYCKDKALFSADNFIHYMTVSLEMLMNEVPRMIVNVAQILPMQTLREVQKPTPGCLLQRSFCSCLIEPVAGSPELQELVEVNLEFQKKLEALLHSDRFFRDNFAVVHQPFLKHADPPRLPSGKIDMTFFTHDCFHFTIKGHEELAKGLWNNMFQPEGGKMIVNSFSDPITLICPPMDHPYIFTRPIAARSDQPPLQSDAPSKAAILLLSLLVGSLCLV, encoded by the exons ATGGAGTGGCTTTGGATCGCCGTGGCAACGTGTGTGCTCGTGCCCCACTCTGTCAAAG GCAACGACTGGTGGGGGGAGTATGAGGAGGGGATACGACACTACAGCAAGGAGGCCCTCAACAAG gagtttcCAGAGAAAACTCGACCGGCGAGCTTCAAGCATCCTGTGTTCCAGTGTCCGGACATGagtccttctccctctgtgccCTCCTcag TTGAATTTGTGAAGGCGGCAGATATCAAAGTCATCGCTGCCTTGGGGGATTCACTCACA ACGTCCATAGGGGCCAACGCCACCACTGTCCTCGGGATTCCCATCGAGTTCCGTCACGTGTCCTGGAG TATCGGAGGCTACGGCTCTTTTAAGGATGTCATCACTTTGGCAA ATATCCTCAAGCTGTTCAATCCCAACCTGGTCGGAGCAGCTCCCGGGAAGACGGTCCACGGGATGCAGGCTCACATCAGTGAAACGGGCTTCAACCTGGCTGTGACCGGACACAACACTTT CAACCTCCCCAGCCAGACGAGACATTTGATTGACACGCTGAGAGGATATGAG GGTCTGAACTTCGAGAAGGACTGGAAGCTTGTGACCATTCTCATGGGAATGAATGACATCTGTGATTATTGCAAAGATAAG GCTCTTTTCTCAGCGGATAACTTCATTCACTATATGACCGTCTCCTTGGAAATGCTGATGAATGAG GTTCCTCGTATGATCGTCAACGTGGCTCAGATCCTGCCCATGCAAACTCTGAGGGAGGTGCAGAAGCCCACCCCGGGGTGTCTGCTCCAAAG GTCGTTCTGTTCGTGCCTGATAGAGCCAGTAGCCGGGTCTCCAGAACtacaggagctggtggaggtcAATCTGGAGTTCCAG AAAAAACTGGAGGCCCTTCTGCACAGCGACCGCTTCTTCAGGGACAACTTTGCTGTCGTCCATCAGCCTTTCCTCAAACACGCTGACCCTCCGCGCCTCCCG AGCGGGAAGATCGACATGACCTTCTTCACTCACGACTGCTTCCACTTCACCATCAAGGGACACGAGGAGCTGGCCAAGGGACTGTGGAACAACATG TTTCAGCCGGAGGGAGGAAAGATGATTGTGAACAGTTTCTCTGACCCCATCACGCTCATCTGTCCACCGATG GATCACCCGTACATCTTCACTCGCCCCATCGCAGCCAGGTCAGACCAGCCTCCTCTTCAGTCCGACGCTCCATCAAAAGCAGCCATCTTGCTGCTCTCGCTTCTTGTGGGAAGTCTCTGTCTCGTGTAG
- the sel1l gene encoding protein sel-1 homolog 1 → MGSKRCFKTTRGLCFLTVVLIVFVRGITSDEEQHENDGPELKSYHDPDNEDEDVRLASVIVAGASVTSVHEVSQQEEEKESPADGLEGEEKEDLPDPPPPAEEKPKEVPVVNGGTAHGEPCVFPFLFQRKEYMDCTTDGRGDGRLWCATIYDYDQEKKWGFCETEEQAQQRMQEEETEELYQTVLRMLNSTTRKTQKKELYEKLLKVAEKGHQKAMEKVAYAMLFGDYINQNVSKAKEMFEKLAVEGSPKAQMALGFLYAAGLGVNSSQAKALVYYTFGALGGNLVAHMILGYRYWGGVGVPQSCESALTHYKLVANQVASDVSLTGGSAVQRIRLLDEVENPGSTSGMLEEDLIQYYQFLAEKGDVQAQVGLGQLHLHGGRGVEQNHQRAYDYFNQAANAGNTHAMAFLGKMYSEGSEYLPQNNETALQYFKKASDLGNPVGQSGLGMAYLYGRGVQVNYELALKYFQKAAEQGWVDGQLQLGTMYYNGIGVKRDYKQALKFFNLASQAGHILAFYNLAQMHATGTGVMRSCHTAVELFKNVCERGRWSERLMTAYGSFKEGESDAALVQYLLLAEQGYEVAQSNVAFILDQKGIRIFTENETYPRALLHWTRAAAQGYTVARIKLGDYHFYGFGTDVDYETAVIHYRLASEQQHSAQAMFNLGYMHEKGLGIKQDIHLAKRFYDMAAEASPDAQVPVFLALCKLGLTYTLQYLQDFNLKELVSQLDLDQILGPEWDLYLMTVIALLLGTVIAYRQRQHQIIVLPRPPAPAPAPAPVPPPRPAQEQPQAQDDSQGQEETLGQGPVQEEEEEEEQQ, encoded by the exons atgggGTCGAAAAGGTGTTTTAAGACGACGAGAGGACTTTGCTTTTTGACCGTTGTGCTGATAGTCTTCGTCAGAGGAATAACATCAG ATGAGGAGCAACATGAAAATGACGGCCCAGAGCTGAAG TCTTATCATGACCCAGACAATGAAGACGAGGACGTCCGTCTGGCGTCAGTCATCGTGGCCGGTGCCTCTGTGACCTCCGTTCATGAAGTGTcccaacaggaggaggagaaggagtcaCCTGCAGATGGACTGGAGGGCGAAGAGAAGGAGGACCTGCCTGACccgcctcctccagctgagGAGAAACCCAAAGAGG TTCCTGTGGTGAATGGAGGTACAGCCCACGGAGAACCCTGTGTCTTCCCATTCCTCTTCCAGCGGAAGGAGTATATGGACTGTACCACTGATGGACGGGGGGATGGACGGTTGTGGTGTGCCACAATCTACGACTATGACCAGGAGAAGAAGTGGGGATTTTGTGAGA CTGAGGAGCAGGCACAGCAGAGAatgcaggaggaggaaactgAGGAGCTGTATCAGACCGTCCTGCGCATGCTCAATTCCACCaccagaaaaacacagaaaaaaga GTTATATGAAAAGCTGTTGAAAGTAGCAGAGAAGGGACACCAGAAAGCCATGGAGAAGGTGGCGTACGCCATGCTGTTTGGAGACTACATAAACCAGAATGTCTCCAAGGCCAAAGAAATGTTTGAGAAGCTTGCTGTGGAAGGCTCACCCAAAGCTCAGATG GCTCTTGGTTTTCTATATGCTGCAGGACTTGGAGTTAACTCGAGTCAAGCTAAG GCCTTGGTTTACTACACCTTTGGTGCACTCGGTGGAAACTTGGTAGCTCATATGATTCTG GGATACAGATACTGGGGAGGTGTGGGTGTTCCCCAGAGCTGTGAGTCAGCACTAACACACTACAAGCTTGTGGCAAATCAGG TGGCCAGTGACGTGTCCCTGACAGGGGGATCAGCTGTGCAGAGGATCAGGCTCTTGGATGAGGTGGAGAACCCAGGCTCCACCAGTGGGATGTTGGAGGAAGACCTGATCCAGTACTACCAGTTCCTAGCTGAGAAAGGAGATGTACAAGCTCAG gtAGGACTGGGTCAGCTTCATCTGCACGGAGGACGTGGAGTTGAACAAAATCACCag AGGGCGTATGACTACTTCAACCAGGCTGCTAATGCAGGGAACACGCATGCTATGGCTTTCCTGGGAAAG ATGTACTCGGAGGGCAGCGAGTATCTGCCTCAGAACAACGAGACGGCCCTGCAGTACTTCAAGAAGGCTTCAGACCtg gGTAATCCAGTGGGACAGAGTGGCCTGGGCATGGCCTATCTTTATGGAAGAGGTGTCCAAGTG aACTATGAGCTGGCGCTGAAATACTTCCAGAAGGCAGCAGAGCAGGGTTGGGTTGATGGACAACTCCAGCTGGGCACCATGTATTACA ACGGCATCGGTGTGAAGCGCGATTACAAACAGGCTCTCAAGTTCTTCAACTTGGCCTCGCAGGCAGGCCACATCCTGGCCTTCTACAATTTGGCCCAGATGCACGCCACTGGCACAGGTGTGATGCGCTCCTGCCACACTGCTGTGGAG CTTTTCAAGAACGTGTGTGAGCGCGGCCGCTGGTCAGAGCGTCTGATGACGGCCTACGGCAGCTTCAAGGAGGGCGAGTCGGATGCAGCGCTGGTGCAGTATCTGCTGCTGGCTGAGCAGGGCTATGAGGTGGCCCAGAGCAACGTGGCCTTCATTCTGGATCAGA AAGGGATACGGATCTTCACTGAGAACGAGACCTACCCTCGGGCTTTGCTCCACTGGACAAGGGCTGCAGCACAAG GTTACACTGTGGCAAGGATAAAACTCGGGGACTATCACTTCTATGGCTTCGGGACGGATGTGGACTATGAGACGGCTGTCATCCACTACAGACTGGCGTCCGAGCAGCAGCACAGCGCACAGGCCATGTTCAACCTGGGCTACATGCACGAGAAAGGCCTGGGCATCAAACAG gacattCATTTAGCCAAGCGTTTCTACGACATGGCCGCTGAAGCCAGTCCTGATGCCCAGGTCCCGGTCTTCCTGGCTCTGTGCAAGCTGGGTCTGACTTACACACTTCAGTACCTGCAGGATTTTAAC ctgaaggagctggtctCTCAGTTGGACCTGGACCAGATTCTGGGCCCGGAGTGGGACCTCTACCTTATGACCGTCATCGCCCTGCTCCTGGGCACAGTCATCGCCTACCGACAGCGCCAACACCAAATCATAGTGCTGCCTCGTCCGCCCGCCCCTGCCCCCGCCCCCGCCCCGGTGCCCCCTCCCAGGCCAGCTCAGGAGCAGCCACAAGCCCAGGACGACTCCCAGGGTCAGGAAGAAACACTAGGCCAGGGCCCGgtccaggaggaagaggaggaggaggagcagcagtga
- the arhgap18 gene encoding rho GTPase-activating protein 18, translated as MSRQQQQSQGVVLTGYHSNAELLPQTAPRGPSCQSARDPETPTEPSRRTGHYTVQQNQNTLDGDGVEPGAAANVTKTSGTDPSPSLPNPNFVACSRSLPSSSPISHSSPKSRSSPRHSPNVRARTRPTCQRCNSQDSLDELEMDDYWKEVENITQGAGRGDSGGEGEVQEEELNKTPEEGEQEEAWLAEAGLAQLFDDTLAPDQDQEEDNAVFLSTLTRTQAAAVERRVASLQQTLLRRRNRQHVPDVRDIFRPPEKDELPSPLKEGSENGQKDLTSAETETELNVEVAFSEQALTYRDINQRLKVATSPNSPDDKLPNFKLLPDKTGQTRIGDLSPLDMKKVRRVVLVEMTALFDTAGIDLKAHKAVKVKTKESGLYGVPLTTLLEQDQRRVPGTKVPFILQRFIAHIEDEGLDTEGLLRIPGAATRVKSLCQDLESSFYDGMFPWQQLKQHDAASLLKLFIRELPHPLLTVEYISTFIAVNKLPTKKQQLQALNLLVLLLPEPNRDTLKALMEFFQRVIDHQVKNKMTLNNVSVVMAPNIFMFKGIRSKVTEQQEFSMATSTANIVRLLIRYQNLLWTIPKFIMTQVRQQNMESQRKQNKERAVRKLLKKITTEKPPDKAAPEESSQGFIRVQAPQFSKISMAVELTEKLLAADVLTRFLSQDSSVAVKREELCLYEIGGNIKERCLDGETYMKDLFQLNPAAEWVIKAAQR; from the exons CCGCAGAACAGGCCACTACACCGTTCAACAGAACCAAAACACACTAGATGGAGACGGAGTCGAGCCCGGCGCTGCCGCCAATGTTACCAAAACCAGCGGCACCGACCCGTCGCCATCGCTCCCCAATCCAAACTTTGTGGCCTGCTCCAGGTCTCTGCCCTCCTCCAGCCCAATTTCTCACTCCAGCCCAAAGTCTCGCTCCAGCCCCAGACACAGTCCCAACGTCCGGGCCAGAACTCGACCCACGTGTCAGCGCTGTAACTCTCAG GACTCTCTGGATGAGCTGGAGATGGACGACTACtggaaggaggtggagaatATCACTCAAGGAGCAGGGAGAGGCGacagtggaggagaaggagaagttcaagaggaggagctgaatAAAACTCCTGAGG aaggagagcaggaggaggcgtgGCTTGCCGAGGCGGGGCTAGCGCAACTCTTCGATGACACACTGGCACCTGACCAGGATCAG gagGAAGACAACGCAGTGTTCCTGTCCACGCTCACCAGGACGCAGGCGGCGGCTGTAGAGCGCCGCGTGGCATCGCTACAGCAGACGTTGCTACGGCGACGCAACCGACAACACGTTCCAGATGTTAGGGATATATTCAGACCTCCTGAAAAG GATGAGCTGCCAAGTCCCCTCAAAGAGGGAAGTGAGAACGGACAGAAAGACCTCACTTCAGCTG AAACGGAGACAGAACTGAACGTTGAAGTGGCGTTTTCAGAGCAAGCGCTCACATACAGGGATATCAACCAAAGACTAAAGGTCGCCACCAGCCCTAACTCGCCTGACGACAAACTACCA aACTttaagctgcttccagacaaaACAGGTCAAACCAGAATAGGagatctgtctcctctggataTGAAAAAG GTGCGTAGAGTGGTGCTTGTGGAGATGACTGCTCTGTTTGACACTGCTGGGATAGACCTGAAGGCGCACAAAGCTGTCAAAGTTAAGACTAAAG AAAGCGGTCTGTATGGTGTTCCACTCACCACTTTATTGGAGCAGGACCAGAGGCGGGTTCCTGGGACCAAAGTGCCATTCATACTGCAGAGG TTTATTGCTCATATCGAGGATGAAGGATTAGACACTGAGGGGCTTCTACGGATCCCTGGAGCAGCCACTAGAGTCAAG TCCCTGTGCCAGGACCTCGAGTCCTCCTTCTACGATGGGATGTTTCCGTGGCAACAGCTGAAGCAGCACGACGCTGCGAGCCTCCTGAAGCTGTTCATCAGGGAGCTGCCCCATCCATTACTGACTGTGGAGTACATCAGCACTTTCATTGCCGTCAACA AGCTCCCCacaaagaagcagcagctgcaggcttTGAACCTGCTTGTCCTTTTGTTGCCGGAGCCCAATCGGGACACTCTGAAG GCATTGATGGAGTTCTTCCAGCGTGTGATCGACCACCAGGTCAAGAACAAAATGACGCTCAACAACGTCTCGGTTGTCATGGCACCCAACATCTTCATGTTCAAAGGCATCCGCTCCAAGGTTACGGAACAACAGGAGTTCTCCATGGCGACGAGCACAGCCAACATTGTCCGCCTGCTGATAAGATACCAGAATCTTCTTTGGACA ATCCCCAAGTTCATCATGACCCAGGTCAGACAGCAGAACATGGAAAGTCAGCggaaacaaaataaagagagagCTGTGAGAAAGCTGCTGAAGAAGATCACCACTGAGAAACCGCCTGACAAAGCTGCCCCTGAG GAGAGTTCACAGGGATTTATTCGGGTCCAGGCTCCCCAGTTCAGCAAAATCTCTATGGCTGTTGAGCTCACTGAAAAGCTGCTGGCTGCTGATGTTCTCACACGCTTCCTCAGCCAAGACAG CTCAGTGGCAGTGAAACGAGAAGAGCTGTGTCTCTATGAGATCGGTGGGAACATCA AGGAGAGATGTCTCGATGGGGAAACATACATGAAAGACCTCTTCCAGCTGAACCCTGCAGCAGAGTGGGTCATCAAAGCTGCACAGCGATGA